One Gordonia zhaorongruii DNA segment encodes these proteins:
- the mftC gene encoding mycofactocin radical SAM maturase (MftC is a radical SAM/SPASM enzyme that catalyzes the first two steps in biosynthesis of the electron carrier mycofactocin from the terminal Val-Tyr dipeptide of the precursor peptide MftA.), giving the protein MTTVESPAALGLPSTTPPLDLPATPATPKVGRLVDQFEKGLDAPICLTWELTYACNLSCVHCLSSSGKRDPRELSTEQCKEIIDELQRMQVFYVNIGGGEPTVRPDFWELVDYATSHQVGVKFSTNGLRITPEIADRLAASDYVDVQISLDGATAEVNDHVRGPGSFDMAVRALENLANAGFRDAKISVVMTRENVSQLDDFKALADKYGATLRITRLRPSGRGADVWDDLHPLPEQQKELYEWLVAHGDRVLTGDSFFHLSAFDNSGNGGGLPGLNLCGAGRVVCLIDPIGDVYACPFAIHENFLAGNVTSDGGFQEIWQRSDLFTELREPQSAGACTKCQHFDSCRGGCMAAKFFTGLPLDGPDPECVQGFGEELLAGDRSKPTANKDHSRGVPLTLMTRPPSRDCDENPLAGFAPQN; this is encoded by the coding sequence GTGACCACCGTGGAATCCCCGGCCGCACTCGGCCTGCCGTCGACCACCCCGCCTCTCGATCTGCCCGCCACACCGGCGACGCCGAAGGTCGGACGCCTCGTCGACCAGTTCGAGAAGGGCCTCGACGCCCCCATCTGTCTCACCTGGGAGCTCACGTACGCGTGCAACCTCTCATGTGTGCACTGCCTGTCGAGCTCGGGCAAGCGCGACCCGCGTGAGCTGAGCACCGAGCAGTGCAAGGAGATCATCGACGAACTGCAGCGCATGCAGGTGTTCTACGTGAACATCGGCGGCGGCGAGCCGACGGTGCGCCCGGACTTCTGGGAGCTCGTCGACTATGCGACCAGCCATCAGGTGGGTGTCAAGTTCTCGACCAACGGTCTGCGGATCACGCCCGAGATCGCCGACCGCCTCGCCGCGTCCGACTACGTCGACGTGCAGATCTCGCTCGACGGTGCCACCGCCGAAGTCAACGATCACGTGCGCGGGCCGGGCTCGTTCGACATGGCCGTTCGCGCGCTCGAGAACCTGGCGAACGCCGGGTTCCGCGACGCCAAGATCAGCGTTGTCATGACGCGTGAGAACGTCAGCCAGCTGGACGATTTCAAGGCGCTCGCCGACAAGTACGGCGCCACCCTGCGCATCACGCGACTGCGCCCGTCCGGCCGCGGCGCCGACGTGTGGGACGACCTGCATCCGCTGCCCGAGCAGCAGAAGGAGCTCTACGAGTGGCTCGTCGCGCACGGCGACCGCGTGCTCACCGGCGACTCGTTCTTCCACCTCTCGGCGTTCGACAACAGCGGCAACGGCGGCGGGCTGCCCGGCCTGAATCTGTGCGGTGCCGGCCGTGTCGTGTGCCTGATCGATCCGATCGGCGACGTGTACGCGTGCCCGTTCGCGATCCACGAGAACTTCCTCGCAGGCAACGTGACGTCGGACGGTGGATTCCAGGAGATCTGGCAGCGCAGCGACCTGTTCACCGAACTGCGCGAGCCGCAGAGTGCGGGCGCGTGCACCAAGTGCCAGCACTTCGACTCGTGCCGCGGCGGTTGCATGGCGGCCAAGTTCTTCACCGGACTGCCGCTCGACGGCCCCGACCCGGAGTGCGTGCAGGGCTTCGGCGAGGAACTGCTCGCAGGGGATCGGTCCAAGCCGACGGCCAATAAGGATCATTCGCGCGGCGTACCGCTCACGCTGATGACCCGCCCGCCGTCGCGCGACTGCGACGAGAACCCCCTCGCCGGCTTCGCGCCGCAGAACTGA
- the mftD gene encoding pre-mycofactocin synthase MftD (MftD, an enzyme found in the mycofactocin biosynthesis locus, performs an oxidative deamination of 3-amino-5-[(p-hydroxyphenyl)methyl]-4,4-dimethyl-2-pyrrolidinone (AHDP). The resulting compound, now called pre-mycofactocin (PMFT), is a biologically active redox cofactor that can oxidize the non-exchangeable NADH of TIGR03971 family SDR-type oxidoreductases.), with amino-acid sequence MSKLSELAEQNPWRRNPWFETVLEAQRRAKKRLPKSVYSSLIAGTQAGITLNDNVEAYREIGFAPHVVGTTPERKLETRVMGQDISFPVMISPTGVQAVDPDGEVAVSRAAAARGTAMGLSSFASKPVEEVTAVNDKIFFQAYWLGDREEILRRAERAREAGAKGLIVTTDWVFNIGRDWGSPDIPEQVDLKALAKLAPEIAVRPRYALDWIRDGKVEIPDLTAPNLVDKGEQGPTFFGAYGQWMNTPPPTWEDLKWLREHWGGEFMVKGITRLDDAKRAVDIGATAISVSNHGGNNLDGTPATIRVLGPIADAVGNDLDVLLDGGIRRGSDVVKALALGAKAVMIGRAYLWGLAANGQAGVENVLDLLRMGVDSSLMGLGKDDIHDLSRDDLLIPEGFERSFGG; translated from the coding sequence ATGTCCAAGCTGTCCGAACTCGCCGAGCAGAATCCGTGGCGCCGTAACCCTTGGTTCGAGACCGTTCTCGAGGCCCAGCGTCGTGCGAAGAAGCGTCTGCCGAAATCCGTCTACTCGTCGCTCATCGCCGGAACTCAGGCCGGCATCACGCTGAACGACAATGTCGAGGCGTACCGGGAGATCGGCTTCGCGCCGCACGTGGTCGGTACGACGCCCGAGCGCAAGCTCGAGACCCGGGTGATGGGTCAGGACATCTCGTTCCCGGTGATGATCTCGCCGACCGGTGTGCAGGCCGTCGACCCGGACGGTGAGGTCGCGGTCTCGCGCGCCGCCGCCGCTCGGGGGACGGCGATGGGCCTGTCGAGTTTCGCGAGCAAGCCGGTCGAAGAGGTCACGGCCGTCAACGACAAGATCTTCTTCCAGGCCTACTGGCTCGGTGATCGCGAGGAGATCCTGCGTCGTGCCGAGCGCGCTCGCGAGGCCGGGGCCAAGGGTCTGATCGTCACCACCGACTGGGTGTTCAACATCGGTCGCGACTGGGGCAGCCCCGACATTCCGGAGCAGGTCGACCTCAAGGCACTCGCCAAGTTGGCGCCGGAGATCGCCGTCCGCCCGCGGTACGCGCTCGACTGGATCCGTGATGGCAAGGTCGAGATCCCGGACCTGACGGCACCCAACCTGGTCGACAAGGGTGAGCAGGGGCCGACGTTCTTCGGTGCGTACGGCCAGTGGATGAACACCCCGCCGCCCACGTGGGAGGACCTGAAGTGGCTGCGTGAGCACTGGGGCGGCGAGTTCATGGTCAAGGGCATCACCCGGCTCGACGACGCCAAGCGCGCTGTCGACATCGGGGCCACCGCTATCTCGGTCTCGAACCACGGCGGCAACAACCTCGACGGCACCCCGGCAACGATCCGCGTGCTCGGCCCGATCGCCGACGCCGTCGGCAACGATCTCGACGTTCTCCTCGACGGCGGTATCCGACGCGGCAGTGACGTCGTCAAGGCGCTCGCGCTCGGTGCGAAGGCCGTGATGATCGGCCGCGCCTACCTCTGGGGTCTGGCCGCCAACGGACAGGCGGGCGTCGAGAACGTGCTCGACCTGCTGCGCATGGGCGTCGACTCCTCCCTCATGGGTCTCGGCAAGGACGACATCCACGACCTGTCGCGCGACGACCTCCTGATCCCGGAGGGCTTCGAGCGCAGCTTCGGCGGCTGA